One Dreissena polymorpha isolate Duluth1 chromosome 9, UMN_Dpol_1.0, whole genome shotgun sequence genomic window carries:
- the LOC127843823 gene encoding pituitary homeobox homolog Ptx1-like isoform X7: protein MELSTQQTTNAAFSLDSLLSYTWMSAETPVSQNSNVPICERRSESRPSFDSPLIAETGISHNITRILNGHQQPIKDVSDTVRERSRAARYSPYDVAYTASSKQARHERCQSTDAVETEMSAATGINEHRGTPNTSDCSMSSFESLSPISSSSTADTASPTENGSDSSQTDADLAASPDNKPDQKKKLARTNYTKEQLKTLMKIFHENPYPDSEMMDNIAKDFGVKETNIKIWFQNKRARWRRRVENVNNSMQSYTPSATMMSPYSSYGFPYNQVTPQQVYGYQNYPWMQTGTFSHNNNQLLPAFEQNIALSSSSYSP from the exons TCGactcagcagacgacaaatgccgCTTTCAGCCTGGACAGTCTTCTTTCCTACACATGGATGTCTGCAGAAACGCCTGTGTCGCAAAACAGTAATGTACCTATTTGTGAAAGGCGGTCAGAAAGCCGCCCAAGCTTTGATTCTCCTCTCATTGCTGAAACTGGTATTTCTCATAACATCACGCGAATACTTAATGGACACCAGCAGCCAATCAAAGACGTCAGTGATACTGTAAGAGAGAG GTCACGAGCAGCGCGATACTCTCCGTATGACGTGGCATACACAGCGTCATCAAAACAAGCAAGACACGAGAGATGCCAATCCACAGATGCTGTAGAAACGGAAATGAGCGCAGCAACAGGCATTAATGAGCACCGAGGAACTCCGAATACGAGCGACTGCTCCATGTCGTCGTTCGAGTCGTTATCACCTATTTCATCTTCTTCCACTGCCGACACTGCTTCTCCAACCGAAAATGGATCCGACTCTTCCCAAACAGATGCCGATTTAGCGGCCAGTCCGGATAATAAACCTGATCAAAAGAAGAAACTGGCAAGAACAAATTACACGAAAGAGCAATTGAAGACGTTGATGAAAATCTTTCACGAGAATCCGTACCCTGACTCGGAGATGATGGATAACATTGCAAAGGACTTCGGCGTCAAGGAAACCAACATCAAGATCTGGTTCCAGAACAAGCGCGCCCGATGGCGTAGGCGAGTGGAGAATGTAAACAACTCAATGCAGTCCTACACACCGTCGGCCACTATGATGTCACCATATTCGTCATACGGGTTCCCATACAATCAAGTGACGCCACAGCAGGTATATGGATATCAGAACTACCCATGGATGCAGACAGGAACGTTTAGCCACAACAACAACCAGCTACTTCCGGCATTCGAGCAAAATATCGCGTTGTCGTCATCAAGTTATAGCCCATAA
- the LOC127843823 gene encoding pituitary homeobox 1-like isoform X1 yields the protein MMDSIAKDFGVKETNIKIWFQNKRARWRRRVENVNNSMQSYTPSATMMSPYASYGFPYNQVTPQQSTQQTTNAAFSLDSLLSYTWMSAETPVSQNSNVPICERRSESRPSFDSPLIAETGISHNITRILNGHQQPIKDVSDTVRERSRAARYSPYDVAYTASSKQASHERCQSTDAVETEMSAATGINEHRGTPNTSNCSMSSFESLSPISSSSTADTASPTENGSDSSQTDADLAASPDHKPDQKKKLARTNYTKEQLKTLMKIFHENPYPDSEMMDSIAKDFGVKETNIKIWFQNKRARWRRRVENVNNSMQSYTPSATMMSPYASYGFPYNQVTPQQVYGYQNYPWMQTGTFSHNNNQLLPAFEQNIALSSSSYSPFPSSLSYSQMVNTTSYPSAAQNIRTSQLQAIYPNNMMYRKTMLHGVY from the exons ATGATGGATAGCATTGCAAAGGACTTCGGCGTCAAGGAAACCAACATCAAGATCTGGTTCCAGAACAAGCGCGCCCGATGGCGCAGGCGAGTGGAGAATGTAAACAACTCAATGCAGTCCTACACACCGTCGGCCACTATGATGTCACCATATGCGTCATACGGGTTCCCATACAATCAAGTGACGCCACAGCAG TCGactcagcagacgacaaatgccgCTTTCAGCCTGGACAGTCTTCTTTCCTACACATGGATGTCTGCAGAAACGCCTGTGTCGCAAAACAGTAATGTACCTATTTGTGAAAGGCGGTCAGAAAGCCGCCCAAGCTTTGATTCTCCTCTCATTGCTGAAACTGGTATTTCTCATAACATCACGCGAATACTTAATGGACACCAGCAGCCAATCAAAGACGTCAGTGATACTGTAAGAGAGAGGTCACGAGCAGCGCGATACTCTCCGTATGACGTGGCATACACAGCGTCATCAAAACAAGCAAGTCACGAGAGATGCCAATCCACAGATGCTGTAGAAACGGAAATGAGCGCAGCAACAGGCATTAATGAGCACCGAGGAACTCCGAATACGAGCAACTGCTCCATGTCGTCGTTCGAGTCGTTATCACCTATTTCATCTTCTTCCACTGCCGACACTGCTTCTCCAACCGAAAATGGATCCGACTCTTCCCAAACAGATGCCGATTTAGCGGCCAGTCCGGATCATAAAC CTGATCAAAAGAAGAAACTGGCAAGAACAAATTACACGAAAGAGCAATTGAAGACGTTGATGAAAATCTTTCACGAGAATCCGTACCCTGACTCGGAGATGATGGATAGCATTGCAAAGGACTTCGGCGTCAAGGAAACCAACATCAAGATCTGGTTCCAGAACAAGCGCGCCCGATGGCGCAGGCGAGTGGAGAATGTAAACAACTCAATGCAGTCCTACACACCGTCGGCCACTATGATGTCACCATATGCGTCATACGGGTTCCCATACAATCAAGTGACGCCACAGCAGGTATATGGATATCAGAACTACCCATGGATGCAGACAGGAACGTTTAGCCACAACAACAACCAGCTACTTCCGGCATTCGAGCAAAATATCGCGTTGTCGTCATCAAGTTATAGCCCATTTCCATCATCGCTATCTTATTCACAGATGGTCAACACCACCAGCTATCCATCGGCTGCACAGAATATCAGGACGTCACAGCTGCAAGCAATTTACCCAAACAATATGATGTACCGTAAAACTATGTTGCATGGTGTTTATTAA
- the LOC127843823 gene encoding pituitary homeobox 1-like isoform X3, with translation MMDSIAKDFGVKETNIKIWFQNKRARWRRRVENVNNSMQSYTPSATMMSPYASYGFPYNQVTPQQSTQQTTNAAFSLDSLLSYTWMSAETPVSQNSNVPICERRSESRPSFDSPLIAETGISHNITRILNGHQQPIKDVSDTVRERSRAARYSPYDVAYTASSKQARHERCQSTDAVETEMSAATGINEHRGTPNTSDCSMSSFESLSPISSSSTADTASPTENGSDSSQTDADLAASPDNKPDQKKKLARTNYTKEQLKTLMKIFHENPYPDSEMMDNIAKDFGVKETNIKIWFQNKRARWRRRVENVNNSMQSYTPSATMMSPYSSYGFPYNQVTPQQVYGYQNYPWMQTGTFSHNNNQLLPAFEQNIALSSSSYSP, from the exons ATGATGGATAGCATTGCAAAGGACTTCGGCGTCAAGGAAACCAACATCAAGATCTGGTTCCAGAACAAGCGCGCCCGATGGCGCAGGCGAGTGGAGAATGTAAACAACTCAATGCAGTCCTACACACCGTCGGCCACTATGATGTCACCATATGCGTCATACGGGTTCCCATACAATCAAGTGACGCCACAGCAG TCGactcagcagacgacaaatgccgCTTTCAGCCTGGACAGTCTTCTTTCCTACACATGGATGTCTGCAGAAACGCCTGTGTCGCAAAACAGTAATGTACCTATTTGTGAAAGGCGGTCAGAAAGCCGCCCAAGCTTTGATTCTCCTCTCATTGCTGAAACTGGTATTTCTCATAACATCACGCGAATACTTAATGGACACCAGCAGCCAATCAAAGACGTCAGTGATACTGTAAGAGAGAG GTCACGAGCAGCGCGATACTCTCCGTATGACGTGGCATACACAGCGTCATCAAAACAAGCAAGACACGAGAGATGCCAATCCACAGATGCTGTAGAAACGGAAATGAGCGCAGCAACAGGCATTAATGAGCACCGAGGAACTCCGAATACGAGCGACTGCTCCATGTCGTCGTTCGAGTCGTTATCACCTATTTCATCTTCTTCCACTGCCGACACTGCTTCTCCAACCGAAAATGGATCCGACTCTTCCCAAACAGATGCCGATTTAGCGGCCAGTCCGGATAATAAACCTGATCAAAAGAAGAAACTGGCAAGAACAAATTACACGAAAGAGCAATTGAAGACGTTGATGAAAATCTTTCACGAGAATCCGTACCCTGACTCGGAGATGATGGATAACATTGCAAAGGACTTCGGCGTCAAGGAAACCAACATCAAGATCTGGTTCCAGAACAAGCGCGCCCGATGGCGTAGGCGAGTGGAGAATGTAAACAACTCAATGCAGTCCTACACACCGTCGGCCACTATGATGTCACCATATTCGTCATACGGGTTCCCATACAATCAAGTGACGCCACAGCAGGTATATGGATATCAGAACTACCCATGGATGCAGACAGGAACGTTTAGCCACAACAACAACCAGCTACTTCCGGCATTCGAGCAAAATATCGCGTTGTCGTCATCAAGTTATAGCCCATAA
- the LOC127843823 gene encoding pituitary homeobox 3-like isoform X5 gives MELSTQQTTNAAFSLDSLLSYTWMSAETPVSQNSNVPICERRSESRPSFDSPLIAETGISHNITRILNGHQQPIKDVSDTVRERSRAARYSPYDVAYTASSKQASHERCQSTDAVETEMSAATGINEHRGTPNTSNCSMSSFESLSPISSSSTADTASPTENGSDSSQTDADLAASPDHKPDQKKKLARTNYTKEQLKTLMKIFHENPYPDSEMMDSIAKDFGVKETNIKIWFQNKRARWRRRVENVNNSMQSYTPSATMMSPYASYGFPYNQVTPQQVYGYQNYPWMQTGTFSHNNNQLLPAFEQNIALSSSSYSPFPSSLSYSQMVNTTSYPSAAQNIRTSQLQAIYPNNMMYRKTMLHGVY, from the exons TCGactcagcagacgacaaatgccgCTTTCAGCCTGGACAGTCTTCTTTCCTACACATGGATGTCTGCAGAAACGCCTGTGTCGCAAAACAGTAATGTACCTATTTGTGAAAGGCGGTCAGAAAGCCGCCCAAGCTTTGATTCTCCTCTCATTGCTGAAACTGGTATTTCTCATAACATCACGCGAATACTTAATGGACACCAGCAGCCAATCAAAGACGTCAGTGATACTGTAAGAGAGAGGTCACGAGCAGCGCGATACTCTCCGTATGACGTGGCATACACAGCGTCATCAAAACAAGCAAGTCACGAGAGATGCCAATCCACAGATGCTGTAGAAACGGAAATGAGCGCAGCAACAGGCATTAATGAGCACCGAGGAACTCCGAATACGAGCAACTGCTCCATGTCGTCGTTCGAGTCGTTATCACCTATTTCATCTTCTTCCACTGCCGACACTGCTTCTCCAACCGAAAATGGATCCGACTCTTCCCAAACAGATGCCGATTTAGCGGCCAGTCCGGATCATAAAC CTGATCAAAAGAAGAAACTGGCAAGAACAAATTACACGAAAGAGCAATTGAAGACGTTGATGAAAATCTTTCACGAGAATCCGTACCCTGACTCGGAGATGATGGATAGCATTGCAAAGGACTTCGGCGTCAAGGAAACCAACATCAAGATCTGGTTCCAGAACAAGCGCGCCCGATGGCGCAGGCGAGTGGAGAATGTAAACAACTCAATGCAGTCCTACACACCGTCGGCCACTATGATGTCACCATATGCGTCATACGGGTTCCCATACAATCAAGTGACGCCACAGCAGGTATATGGATATCAGAACTACCCATGGATGCAGACAGGAACGTTTAGCCACAACAACAACCAGCTACTTCCGGCATTCGAGCAAAATATCGCGTTGTCGTCATCAAGTTATAGCCCATTTCCATCATCGCTATCTTATTCACAGATGGTCAACACCACCAGCTATCCATCGGCTGCACAGAATATCAGGACGTCACAGCTGCAAGCAATTTACCCAAACAATATGATGTACCGTAAAACTATGTTGCATGGTGTTTATTAA
- the LOC127843834 gene encoding peroxiredoxin-like 2C: MSQDADDDICEPEEGNAVEEVDDMRMSRTMEPEYSVNFNKIRDKMVFDGMGNQIRFGDIYAKQKTVIIFIRNFLDFVTQDYVEDLGLIPVEYLQEADVRLVVIGCAPYKFINNFKQSIKYNYTLYCDPEREIYSILGLSAKFEHASVRSNKHVKQNAVMGVLRGMWRIMRSQEWEGDNKQNGGSFIIGPGEEVHFSHIDKNQVDQIPINELLERAGVQPVSFPRDPRVLKL, encoded by the exons ATGTCTCAGGATGCAGACGACGACATTTGTGAGCCAGAAGAAGGAAATGCCGTCGAGGAGGTGGACGATATGCGAATGTCGCGAACCATGGAGCCTGAGTATTCTGtgaattttaacaaaattagagACAAAATGGTGTTCGATGGCATGGGAAATCAGATACGTTTCGGAGACATTTACGCAAAGCAGAAAACAGTTATCATATTTATACGG AATTTTCTGGACTTTGTCACACAAGACTATGTTGAGGATTTAGGTTTGATACCTGTGGAATATTTACAAGAGGCTGATGTGCGGTTAGTGGTTATAGGATGTGCACCTTACAAGTTTATAAAC aatTTCAAACAATCAATCAAGTACAACTACACTTTATACTGCGATCCCGAGCGCGAAATCTACTCTATACTGGGTCTGAGTGCAAAATTTGAACATGCCAGTGTCAGAA GCAACAAGCACGTCAAGCAGAATGCGGTGATGGGGGTACTGCGAGGCATGTGGCGCATCATGCGATCTCAGGAGTGGGAGGGGGATAACAAACAGAACGGCGGATCTTTCATCATAGGACCAG GTGAGGAAGTTCACTTCAGTCACATAGACAAGAACCAGGTGGACCAGATACCCATTAATGAGCTCCTGGAAAGGGCAGGGGTGCAGCCGGTCAGTTTCCCACGAGATCCAAGGGTACTCAAGTTGTAG